The following proteins come from a genomic window of Athalia rosae chromosome 1, iyAthRosa1.1, whole genome shotgun sequence:
- the LOC105683761 gene encoding aquaporin-like isoform X4, giving the protein MQGFRQLIKDEAPWGETLLTGLAELVGTAILVFIGCMGCVGSLADPPSQLQISLTFGFAVTCVIQLIGHISIAHINPAVTICSMILGLKSLPTGVIYMVGQVLGAVIGYGMLKVVTPSDLLHAGGDGSSSTSFCMTMVSTKLTLVQGLLTETVATGILIFLCCASWDPRNEKNSDSTALKFGLTVAALAMAATPYTGCSMNPARSFGPALWNNEWTGHWVYWLGPIVGSVIVSLAYKILWWPRKSLEEEIIAEAVALNAVESEKPEVRP; this is encoded by the exons GGTTCAGACAGCTGATAAAGGACGAGGCGCCGTGGGGAGAAACCCTTCTGACCGGACTCGCCGAGCTCGTCGGAACTGCGATTTTGGTATTCATCGGTTGCATGGGATGCGTGGGCTCCCTCGCCGACCCTCCGTCCCAGCTGCAAATCTCTCTGACGTTCGGATTCGCGGTGACATGCGTTATACAA CTCATCGGACACATCAGCATCGCTCACATCAATCCGGCCGTGACGATCTGCTCGATGATACTCGGCCTCAAGTCCCTTCCCACGGGGGTGATATACATGGTCGGTCAGGTGCTGGGAGCAGTTATCGGCTACGGAATGTTGAAG GTTGTGACGCCGAGCGACCTTCTCCACGCGGGTGGCGACGGATCGTCGAGCACCTCTTTCTGCATGACGATGGTCTCGACGAAGTTGACGCTCGTACAGGGTCTGCTGACGGAGACCGTGGCGACGGGCATACTGATATTTTTGTGCTGCGCTAGTTGGGATCCCCGCAACGAGAAGAATTCGGATTCCACCGCGCTCAAGTTCGGACTGACCGTCGCGGCTCTGGCGATGGCGGCCACCCCGTACACCGGTTGCAGCATGAATCCGGCGAGATCGTTCGGACCGGCATTGTGGAACAACGAGTGGACGGGGCATTGGGTGTACTGGCTGGGACCCATCGTGGGTTCGGTGATCGTGAGCCTCGCTTACAAGATCCTCTGGTGGCCGAGGAAATCGCTGGAAGAAGAAATTATAGCCGAGGCGGTAGCGCTCAACGCCGTTGAGAGCGAAAAGCCCGAGGTGAGACCGTGA
- the LOC105683761 gene encoding aquaporin-like isoform X3 — protein sequence MSRRSSPEGFRQLIKDEAPWGETLLTGLAELVGTAILVFIGCMGCVGSLADPPSQLQISLTFGFAVTCVIQLIGHISIAHINPAVTICSMILGLKSLPTGVIYMVGQVLGAVIGYGMLKVVTPSDLLHAGGDGSSSTSFCMTMVSTKLTLVQGLLTETVATGILIFLCCASWDPRNEKNSDSTALKFGLTVAALAMAATPYTGCSMNPARSFGPALWNNEWTGHWVYWLGPIVGSVIVSLAYKILWWPRKSLEEEIIAEAVALNAVESEKPEVRP from the exons GGTTCAGACAGCTGATAAAGGACGAGGCGCCGTGGGGAGAAACCCTTCTGACCGGACTCGCCGAGCTCGTCGGAACTGCGATTTTGGTATTCATCGGTTGCATGGGATGCGTGGGCTCCCTCGCCGACCCTCCGTCCCAGCTGCAAATCTCTCTGACGTTCGGATTCGCGGTGACATGCGTTATACAA CTCATCGGACACATCAGCATCGCTCACATCAATCCGGCCGTGACGATCTGCTCGATGATACTCGGCCTCAAGTCCCTTCCCACGGGGGTGATATACATGGTCGGTCAGGTGCTGGGAGCAGTTATCGGCTACGGAATGTTGAAG GTTGTGACGCCGAGCGACCTTCTCCACGCGGGTGGCGACGGATCGTCGAGCACCTCTTTCTGCATGACGATGGTCTCGACGAAGTTGACGCTCGTACAGGGTCTGCTGACGGAGACCGTGGCGACGGGCATACTGATATTTTTGTGCTGCGCTAGTTGGGATCCCCGCAACGAGAAGAATTCGGATTCCACCGCGCTCAAGTTCGGACTGACCGTCGCGGCTCTGGCGATGGCGGCCACCCCGTACACCGGTTGCAGCATGAATCCGGCGAGATCGTTCGGACCGGCATTGTGGAACAACGAGTGGACGGGGCATTGGGTGTACTGGCTGGGACCCATCGTGGGTTCGGTGATCGTGAGCCTCGCTTACAAGATCCTCTGGTGGCCGAGGAAATCGCTGGAAGAAGAAATTATAGCCGAGGCGGTAGCGCTCAACGCCGTTGAGAGCGAAAAGCCCGAGGTGAGACCGTGA